The following are encoded together in the Narcine bancroftii isolate sNarBan1 chromosome 10, sNarBan1.hap1, whole genome shotgun sequence genome:
- the LOC138744326 gene encoding uncharacterized protein isoform X1 — protein sequence MHQMIREFAAEYTSKTSTSQDSIELFRIKDQSASKAPKLGASALNPALSKLLMADEDRPLDLTVKKSNSESDNQDGVLDLSTKKSPCAGNVPASKFLDCSSSAIAKGNKIPRQEAQLSREPQGSLDQFMAKLCRHHQKRFMSVLSHIHSEAGPESESTAGEDMAASAPAPQQQLPYAAGSPARSRASFQSRPSFNQAASTQSELNCENGAEDEGKPSEGSRLAGSKVCGATSDSPAPFSSGCSGGTLLRSSTVGARSSSTSVFTTNCNKAGSLEAFQKETLNQKLISSSPLCLPSNECELNSSANRTERASSCNQKNKTGGKVSATSQKQSLQALPIQILNLRKNLSKSQNGLQDGAISDNKAIKGGPAHEGPHENATTTKKMVKGNHVLPTTESAKDCWDLSKSRPTGRGANGRLRLKVQSPSITTIRKSSRVTFPRLRSSVSTVCQYVNEHDNQCDIVYISKPITECRFDTQRSWNSKRKTARKSTRGHLCNEEYWELKTVRTSAKGPAAEARKESLASIPKLPNPVMQKAGFTLPVSVPVVDVPVTIDAGNHEPMRQEKSLLKQDQVWEVGESLNSNCSANDAGQPTEEDQACQMQETSASSVNSNRPQEEQKQSSGQAGSPSSNKCPIRIIPVPKAYVSKCISTRTVSQDLDVNMSVEPHTQEECKNTGQSLSRLEQLGTIERDKVKCNSSAEDKSSPNYPEPNLNNGSQDSLDNVEISPVNNVEINLPPWKQSSNKNNNRNEILNVGLGELSHSPCKPTEESQQPEHSNKSFENVEKVMIDMLINEKAEPRGLEVMPCFQPKLVSCSVPKGNMHPQPASMHEGKSRRRNPAELVPERVEGPGQGPNTIECHVTTRSLCPSVRKLEVLDSKVPGHSKKEGILLIRSLKPGSNISPYKKVTSIPLASEKKRQCKKPIPNSSDRCLRSQQSQPQNVASPGDIKEICANALLVPCLNVNLLMNQNERGCKREVCISRVATVQFPLDCFNKTLLQSIADPESRVDESLAAAIVKDTDKMRKSAAKQVVRDLPAKELESSDEEELVNHRLIYEKTVLKQGRILKVCLDAKSDEERHVSFTVQNTKTHPVSEYSCASLGDLSTASQQHSALCKTDVYKENIKRTSGGLTKKVSNLGSLHQATKGMLLVDKKAGSGSRDLRSLNIKFEAGLEEETEHRNKKPLTEVLPQDEESDRVGVNDADATEVSRPKFLDWCLEDEHQELITTLNAKYECLHKTWIQMEKEGPVIQKAKSKSDRLKEIWRSRKRARKARGLYDHKISPVQKLFVANFSLANICKWFMETTETKSLVIVKNVSARNPLETLKAKTFLQKSSMAGLFPSPQAERLKKHLKKFAVASPAQNNLKTRALLDSVRRMALTGEEQVGQQQDLLLDTGGDLSPRDFFLAKVPAVQEEGDDPLSGRMAPQLSKHLGLKKPVSAWILRKYSNMMGKLHKLQHGKEQAVRKYPGKHKSVCMNPLVLPKLTSQAHLDSPRHPTLTGPRRAEENKGKRKGTREAIAKDSYSGRAKSSKSEAVSPALPYKFVPKQLPASRKPKTDTSSNKPPTPKKASNGGKSSGPAKALPRSAEKRSAAAGLKVVRRAKGRSKTRDVVKGKKVKVKAKRKGSDVGKERLTKPALRKAKRQNKIGTRIRNKAMTPAKHRPKCEITFEAKHKKKRKLSEKSDPVPNKRKRTDVK from the coding sequence CAACAAGATTCCACGGCAAGAGGCGCAGCTCAGTAGAGAACCCCAGGGGTCCTTGGACCAATTTATGGCTAAGCTGTGCAGACACCACCAGAAACGGTTCATGAGTGTGCTCAGCCACATACACAGCGAAGCGGGTCCAGAGTCCGAGTCAACGGCAGGTGAGGACATGGCGGCTTCTGCTCCAGCCCCCCAGCAGCAGCTGCCCTATGCTGCTGGATCCCCGGCCAGGAGCAGAGCCAGCTTCCAATCACGCCCTTCCTTCAATCAAGCGGCGTCAACCCAGAGTGAATTGAACTGCGAGAATGGAGCAGAGGACGAAGGGAAGCCAAGCGAGGGTTCACGCCTGGCAGGAAGCAAGGTTTGTGGTGCTACTTCTGATTCACCAGCACCCTTCAGTAGCGGCTGCAGTGGCGGGACTCTTCTTCGGAGCAGCACTGTTGGGGCAAGGTCCTCCTCTACAAGTGTGTTTACAACCAACTGCAACAAGGCAGGAAGCTTAGAAGCTTTTCAGAAAGAAACTTTGAATCAAAAGTTGATCAGCAGCTCCCCGTTGTGTCTGCCCTCCAATGAATGTGAACTCAATAGTTCTGCTAACCGAACAGAACGAGCAAGTTCTTGCAATCAGAAGAACAAAACGGGTGGAAAAGTTTCTGCCACAAGTCAGAAGCAGTCCCTTCAAGCTCTTCCCATTCAAATATTGAACCTGAGGAAGAACTTGAGTAAAAGTCAGAATGGTTTGCAGGATGGAGCAATCTCCGataacaaggcaattaaaggtgGGCCAGCTCACGAAGGGCCTCACGAGAATGCCACCACCACCAAAAAAATGGTCAAAGGTAATCACGTGCTTCCCACAACTGAGAGCGCCAAAGATTGCTGGGATCTCTCCAAGTCCCGTCCCACTGGGCGCGGTGCCAACGGACGCCTCAGGTTAAAGGTGCAATCTCCCTCCATCACAACAATCAGAAAGAGCTCAAGGGTAACATTTCCGCGGTTGCGCTCTTCCGTGTCGACTGTGTGCCAGTACGTGAACGAGCACGACAACCAGTGTGACATTGTTTACATCAGCAAGCCAATCACAGAATGCCGCTTCGACACCCAGAGGTCCTGGAACTCCAAGAGAAAGACGGCGAGGAAAAGCACCCGCGGGCATCTCTGCAATGAGGAATATTGGGAGCTAAAGACTGTCCGCACTTCAGCCAAGGGCCCAGCAGCAGAAGCAAGAAAGGAGAGCCTTGCATCCATTCCCAAACTGCCCAACCCGGTCATGCAGAAGGCAGGATTTACTCTACCTGTTAGTGTGCCTGTTGTTGACGTTCCGGTGACAATTGATGCTGGCAATCATGAGCCAATGAGGCAGGAGAAATCATTGCTGAAGCAAGACCAagtttgggaggtgggggagagccTAAACTCCAATTGTTCAGCAAACGATGCAGGGCAGCCCACTGAGGAAGATCAGGCCTGCCAGATGCAGGAAACTAGTGCATCTTCTGTGAACAGCAACAGGCCACAGGAGGAACAGAAGCAGTCCAGTGGCCAGGCAGGTAGCCCCAGCTCCAATAAATGTCCGATCAGGATTATCCCAGTTCCAAAGGCTTATGTGAGTAAATGCATCTCAACACGGACTGTTTCCCAGGATCTGGACGTAAACATGAGTGTTGAACCACATACCCAGGAGGAATGCAAGAACACTGGACAGAGCCTTTCCAGACTGGAACAATTAGGAACAATTGAAAGAGACAAGGTGAAGTGCAATTCCTCAGCAGAGGACAAGAGCTCGCCAAACTATCCGGAGCCCAATCTGAATAATGGGAGCCAAGACTCTTTAGATAATGTGGAAATCAGTCCAGTTAACAACGTTGAGATTAACCTTCCTCCTTGGAAGCAAAGCAGCAACAAGAACAATaataggaatgaaatattaaacgtTGGCCTGGGAGAGTTAAGCCATAGTCCCTGCAAGCCAACAGAGGAATCCCAGCAACCTGAACATTCAAACAAATCGTTTGAAAATGTTGAGAAGGTAATGATAGACATGTTAATAAATGAGAAAGCAGAGCCCAGAGGTCTGGAGGTTATGCCCTGTTTTCAACCCAAATTAGTCTCTTGCTCTGTGCCCAAGGGTAACATGCATCCCCAGCCAGCTTCCATGCATGAGGGCAAAAGCAGGCGCAGGAATCCAGCAGAGTTAGTGCCAGAGAGGGTGGAAGGACCTGGTCAAGGACCCAACACCATTGAATGCCATGTAACAACGCGTAGTCTCTGTCCGAGCGTGAGGAAGCTTGAAGTCCTCGACTCAAAGGTGCCTGGTCACAGTAAGAAAGAAGGCATCTTGCTCATACGATCTCTGAAGCCAGGATCTAATATTAGCCCATACAAAAAGGTGACATCGATTCCACTTGCTTCAGAAAAGAAAAGGCAATGCAAGAAGCCAATACCCAATTCTTCAGACAGATGCTTAAGGAGTCAACAATCTCAGCCACAGAATGTGGCCAGTCCTGGTGACATTAAAGAGATTTGTGCAAATGCATTACTTGTCCCCTGTCTCAATGTGAATCTCCTGATGAATcaaaatgagagaggatgcaaaagGGAGGTGTGTATTAGCAGAGTTGCAACTGTTCAGTTTCCATTGGACTGCTTCAACAAAACCCTTTTACAAAGCATTGCTGACCCAGAGAGTAGGGTGGACGAATCTCTTGCTGCCGCTATAGTGAAAGATACCGACAAAATGCGAAAGTCTGCAGCCAAGCAAGTGGTCAGAGACCTCCCAGCGAAGGAACTTGAGAGCTCAGATGAAGAAGAATTGGTTAATCACCGCTTGATATATGAGAAAACAGTCCTTAAACAAGGCAGAATTCTCAAAGTCTGCCTGGATGCAAAATCAGATGAGGAGAGGCACGTTTCCTTTACCGTTCAAAACACCAAAACCCATCCAGTTTCGGAGTATTCCTGTGCCTCCTTGGGTGATTTATCTACTGCAAGCCAGCAGCACTCAGCTTTATGCAAGACAGATGTCTATAAAGAAAACATAAAGCGGACAAGTGGAGGTCTTACGAAGAAGGTGTCAAATTTGGGGTCTCTACATCAAGCAACAAAGGGAATGCTACTTGTGGACAAGAAGGCTGGTAGTGGATCTCGTGACTTGAGAAGTTTGAATATCAAGTTTGAAGCAGGGTTAGAAGAGGAGACTGAACATAGAAATAAAAAGCCACTCACTGAAGTTCTCCCACAGGACGAAGAGTCTGATCGAGTTGGAGTGAATGATGCTGATGCAACTGAAGTGAGTCGGCCAAAATTTTTGGATTGGTGCTTGGAGGATGAACACCAGGAGCTAATCACCACCTTGAACGCCAAATATGAGTGTCTTCACAAAACATGGATTCAGATGGAGAAGGAAGGGCCAGTGATCCAGAAAGCCAAATCCAAGTCTGATCGGCTCAAGGAAATCTGGAGAAGCAGAAAGAGAGCGCGGAAAGCTAGAGGACTGTATGACCACAAAATATCTCCTGTGCAGAAACTCTTTGTGGCCAACTTCAGTTTAGCCAACATCTGCAAGTGGTTCATGGAGACAACTGAGACCAAGTCTCTAGTGATTGTCAAGAATGTCAGTGCACGGAATCCGCTGGAAACCCTGAAGGCCAAGACCTTTCTGCAGAAGAGCTCCATGGCCGGCCTCTTCCCCAGTCCCCAAGCCGAACGGCTCAAGAAACACCTGAAAAAGTTCGCTGTGGCCTCACCTGCTCAGAACAACTTGAAGACCCGCGCACTGCTAGACAGTGTGCGGAGGATGGCATTGACAGGGGAAGAGCAAGTCGGACAACAGCAGGACCTGTTGCTGGACACTGGCGgtgacctgtcccccagggaCTTCTTTCTGGCCAAAGTGCCAGCTGTCCAGGAGGAAGGGGATGATCCCCTTTCAGGCAGGATGGCCCCTCAGCTCTCGAAACACTTGGGGCTGAAGAAACCTGTCAGTGCATGGATCCTGCGGAAATACTCAAACATGATGGGCAAACTTCACAAACTTCAGCATGGGAAAGAGCAGGCAGTACGCAAATATCCAGGTAAACACAAGAGTGTTTGCATGAACCCCCTGGTCTTGCCCAAGCTGACTTCACAGGCACATTTAGACTCACCCAGGCACCCTACCCTCACTGGCCCTCGCAGAGCTGAGGAGAACAAAGGGAAGAGGAAGGGAACTAGAGAGGCTATAGCCAAGGATTCTTACTCGGGGCGGGCAAAGAGCTCCAAGTCCGAAGCTGTATCTCCTGCACTTCCCTATAAGTTTGTACCCAAGCAGTTGCCAGCCAGCCGGAAACCCAAAACTGACACCAGCTCCAACAAGCCACCTACCCCCAAGAAAGCCAGCAACGGTGGAAAATCTAGCGGTCCCGCCAAAGCCCTCCCAAGAAGTGCAGAGAAGAGATCCGCCGCTGCCGGACTGAAAGTGGTTCGGAGGGCCAAGGGCAGGTCCAAAACCCGAGATGTGGTCAAAGGCAAAAAGGTCAAGGTCAAGGCCAAGAGAAAGGGCAGCGATGTCGGCAAGGAACGACTGACAAAACCGGCCCTGAGGAAGGCCAAGCGGCAGAACAAGATTGGCACTAGAATAAGGAATAAAGCAATGACCCCAGCAAAGCACCGGCCAAAGTGTGAAATCACTTTCGAGGCAAAACACAAAAAGAAACGAAAGCTCAGTGAGAAGAGTGACCCAGTTCCCAACAAGCGCAAGCGGACTGATGTAAAATGA
- the LOC138744326 gene encoding uncharacterized protein isoform X2, whose amino-acid sequence MAKLCRHHQKRFMSVLSHIHSEAGPESESTAGEDMAASAPAPQQQLPYAAGSPARSRASFQSRPSFNQAASTQSELNCENGAEDEGKPSEGSRLAGSKVCGATSDSPAPFSSGCSGGTLLRSSTVGARSSSTSVFTTNCNKAGSLEAFQKETLNQKLISSSPLCLPSNECELNSSANRTERASSCNQKNKTGGKVSATSQKQSLQALPIQILNLRKNLSKSQNGLQDGAISDNKAIKGGPAHEGPHENATTTKKMVKGNHVLPTTESAKDCWDLSKSRPTGRGANGRLRLKVQSPSITTIRKSSRVTFPRLRSSVSTVCQYVNEHDNQCDIVYISKPITECRFDTQRSWNSKRKTARKSTRGHLCNEEYWELKTVRTSAKGPAAEARKESLASIPKLPNPVMQKAGFTLPVSVPVVDVPVTIDAGNHEPMRQEKSLLKQDQVWEVGESLNSNCSANDAGQPTEEDQACQMQETSASSVNSNRPQEEQKQSSGQAGSPSSNKCPIRIIPVPKAYVSKCISTRTVSQDLDVNMSVEPHTQEECKNTGQSLSRLEQLGTIERDKVKCNSSAEDKSSPNYPEPNLNNGSQDSLDNVEISPVNNVEINLPPWKQSSNKNNNRNEILNVGLGELSHSPCKPTEESQQPEHSNKSFENVEKVMIDMLINEKAEPRGLEVMPCFQPKLVSCSVPKGNMHPQPASMHEGKSRRRNPAELVPERVEGPGQGPNTIECHVTTRSLCPSVRKLEVLDSKVPGHSKKEGILLIRSLKPGSNISPYKKVTSIPLASEKKRQCKKPIPNSSDRCLRSQQSQPQNVASPGDIKEICANALLVPCLNVNLLMNQNERGCKREVCISRVATVQFPLDCFNKTLLQSIADPESRVDESLAAAIVKDTDKMRKSAAKQVVRDLPAKELESSDEEELVNHRLIYEKTVLKQGRILKVCLDAKSDEERHVSFTVQNTKTHPVSEYSCASLGDLSTASQQHSALCKTDVYKENIKRTSGGLTKKVSNLGSLHQATKGMLLVDKKAGSGSRDLRSLNIKFEAGLEEETEHRNKKPLTEVLPQDEESDRVGVNDADATEVSRPKFLDWCLEDEHQELITTLNAKYECLHKTWIQMEKEGPVIQKAKSKSDRLKEIWRSRKRARKARGLYDHKISPVQKLFVANFSLANICKWFMETTETKSLVIVKNVSARNPLETLKAKTFLQKSSMAGLFPSPQAERLKKHLKKFAVASPAQNNLKTRALLDSVRRMALTGEEQVGQQQDLLLDTGGDLSPRDFFLAKVPAVQEEGDDPLSGRMAPQLSKHLGLKKPVSAWILRKYSNMMGKLHKLQHGKEQAVRKYPGKHKSVCMNPLVLPKLTSQAHLDSPRHPTLTGPRRAEENKGKRKGTREAIAKDSYSGRAKSSKSEAVSPALPYKFVPKQLPASRKPKTDTSSNKPPTPKKASNGGKSSGPAKALPRSAEKRSAAAGLKVVRRAKGRSKTRDVVKGKKVKVKAKRKGSDVGKERLTKPALRKAKRQNKIGTRIRNKAMTPAKHRPKCEITFEAKHKKKRKLSEKSDPVPNKRKRTDVK is encoded by the coding sequence ATGGCTAAGCTGTGCAGACACCACCAGAAACGGTTCATGAGTGTGCTCAGCCACATACACAGCGAAGCGGGTCCAGAGTCCGAGTCAACGGCAGGTGAGGACATGGCGGCTTCTGCTCCAGCCCCCCAGCAGCAGCTGCCCTATGCTGCTGGATCCCCGGCCAGGAGCAGAGCCAGCTTCCAATCACGCCCTTCCTTCAATCAAGCGGCGTCAACCCAGAGTGAATTGAACTGCGAGAATGGAGCAGAGGACGAAGGGAAGCCAAGCGAGGGTTCACGCCTGGCAGGAAGCAAGGTTTGTGGTGCTACTTCTGATTCACCAGCACCCTTCAGTAGCGGCTGCAGTGGCGGGACTCTTCTTCGGAGCAGCACTGTTGGGGCAAGGTCCTCCTCTACAAGTGTGTTTACAACCAACTGCAACAAGGCAGGAAGCTTAGAAGCTTTTCAGAAAGAAACTTTGAATCAAAAGTTGATCAGCAGCTCCCCGTTGTGTCTGCCCTCCAATGAATGTGAACTCAATAGTTCTGCTAACCGAACAGAACGAGCAAGTTCTTGCAATCAGAAGAACAAAACGGGTGGAAAAGTTTCTGCCACAAGTCAGAAGCAGTCCCTTCAAGCTCTTCCCATTCAAATATTGAACCTGAGGAAGAACTTGAGTAAAAGTCAGAATGGTTTGCAGGATGGAGCAATCTCCGataacaaggcaattaaaggtgGGCCAGCTCACGAAGGGCCTCACGAGAATGCCACCACCACCAAAAAAATGGTCAAAGGTAATCACGTGCTTCCCACAACTGAGAGCGCCAAAGATTGCTGGGATCTCTCCAAGTCCCGTCCCACTGGGCGCGGTGCCAACGGACGCCTCAGGTTAAAGGTGCAATCTCCCTCCATCACAACAATCAGAAAGAGCTCAAGGGTAACATTTCCGCGGTTGCGCTCTTCCGTGTCGACTGTGTGCCAGTACGTGAACGAGCACGACAACCAGTGTGACATTGTTTACATCAGCAAGCCAATCACAGAATGCCGCTTCGACACCCAGAGGTCCTGGAACTCCAAGAGAAAGACGGCGAGGAAAAGCACCCGCGGGCATCTCTGCAATGAGGAATATTGGGAGCTAAAGACTGTCCGCACTTCAGCCAAGGGCCCAGCAGCAGAAGCAAGAAAGGAGAGCCTTGCATCCATTCCCAAACTGCCCAACCCGGTCATGCAGAAGGCAGGATTTACTCTACCTGTTAGTGTGCCTGTTGTTGACGTTCCGGTGACAATTGATGCTGGCAATCATGAGCCAATGAGGCAGGAGAAATCATTGCTGAAGCAAGACCAagtttgggaggtgggggagagccTAAACTCCAATTGTTCAGCAAACGATGCAGGGCAGCCCACTGAGGAAGATCAGGCCTGCCAGATGCAGGAAACTAGTGCATCTTCTGTGAACAGCAACAGGCCACAGGAGGAACAGAAGCAGTCCAGTGGCCAGGCAGGTAGCCCCAGCTCCAATAAATGTCCGATCAGGATTATCCCAGTTCCAAAGGCTTATGTGAGTAAATGCATCTCAACACGGACTGTTTCCCAGGATCTGGACGTAAACATGAGTGTTGAACCACATACCCAGGAGGAATGCAAGAACACTGGACAGAGCCTTTCCAGACTGGAACAATTAGGAACAATTGAAAGAGACAAGGTGAAGTGCAATTCCTCAGCAGAGGACAAGAGCTCGCCAAACTATCCGGAGCCCAATCTGAATAATGGGAGCCAAGACTCTTTAGATAATGTGGAAATCAGTCCAGTTAACAACGTTGAGATTAACCTTCCTCCTTGGAAGCAAAGCAGCAACAAGAACAATaataggaatgaaatattaaacgtTGGCCTGGGAGAGTTAAGCCATAGTCCCTGCAAGCCAACAGAGGAATCCCAGCAACCTGAACATTCAAACAAATCGTTTGAAAATGTTGAGAAGGTAATGATAGACATGTTAATAAATGAGAAAGCAGAGCCCAGAGGTCTGGAGGTTATGCCCTGTTTTCAACCCAAATTAGTCTCTTGCTCTGTGCCCAAGGGTAACATGCATCCCCAGCCAGCTTCCATGCATGAGGGCAAAAGCAGGCGCAGGAATCCAGCAGAGTTAGTGCCAGAGAGGGTGGAAGGACCTGGTCAAGGACCCAACACCATTGAATGCCATGTAACAACGCGTAGTCTCTGTCCGAGCGTGAGGAAGCTTGAAGTCCTCGACTCAAAGGTGCCTGGTCACAGTAAGAAAGAAGGCATCTTGCTCATACGATCTCTGAAGCCAGGATCTAATATTAGCCCATACAAAAAGGTGACATCGATTCCACTTGCTTCAGAAAAGAAAAGGCAATGCAAGAAGCCAATACCCAATTCTTCAGACAGATGCTTAAGGAGTCAACAATCTCAGCCACAGAATGTGGCCAGTCCTGGTGACATTAAAGAGATTTGTGCAAATGCATTACTTGTCCCCTGTCTCAATGTGAATCTCCTGATGAATcaaaatgagagaggatgcaaaagGGAGGTGTGTATTAGCAGAGTTGCAACTGTTCAGTTTCCATTGGACTGCTTCAACAAAACCCTTTTACAAAGCATTGCTGACCCAGAGAGTAGGGTGGACGAATCTCTTGCTGCCGCTATAGTGAAAGATACCGACAAAATGCGAAAGTCTGCAGCCAAGCAAGTGGTCAGAGACCTCCCAGCGAAGGAACTTGAGAGCTCAGATGAAGAAGAATTGGTTAATCACCGCTTGATATATGAGAAAACAGTCCTTAAACAAGGCAGAATTCTCAAAGTCTGCCTGGATGCAAAATCAGATGAGGAGAGGCACGTTTCCTTTACCGTTCAAAACACCAAAACCCATCCAGTTTCGGAGTATTCCTGTGCCTCCTTGGGTGATTTATCTACTGCAAGCCAGCAGCACTCAGCTTTATGCAAGACAGATGTCTATAAAGAAAACATAAAGCGGACAAGTGGAGGTCTTACGAAGAAGGTGTCAAATTTGGGGTCTCTACATCAAGCAACAAAGGGAATGCTACTTGTGGACAAGAAGGCTGGTAGTGGATCTCGTGACTTGAGAAGTTTGAATATCAAGTTTGAAGCAGGGTTAGAAGAGGAGACTGAACATAGAAATAAAAAGCCACTCACTGAAGTTCTCCCACAGGACGAAGAGTCTGATCGAGTTGGAGTGAATGATGCTGATGCAACTGAAGTGAGTCGGCCAAAATTTTTGGATTGGTGCTTGGAGGATGAACACCAGGAGCTAATCACCACCTTGAACGCCAAATATGAGTGTCTTCACAAAACATGGATTCAGATGGAGAAGGAAGGGCCAGTGATCCAGAAAGCCAAATCCAAGTCTGATCGGCTCAAGGAAATCTGGAGAAGCAGAAAGAGAGCGCGGAAAGCTAGAGGACTGTATGACCACAAAATATCTCCTGTGCAGAAACTCTTTGTGGCCAACTTCAGTTTAGCCAACATCTGCAAGTGGTTCATGGAGACAACTGAGACCAAGTCTCTAGTGATTGTCAAGAATGTCAGTGCACGGAATCCGCTGGAAACCCTGAAGGCCAAGACCTTTCTGCAGAAGAGCTCCATGGCCGGCCTCTTCCCCAGTCCCCAAGCCGAACGGCTCAAGAAACACCTGAAAAAGTTCGCTGTGGCCTCACCTGCTCAGAACAACTTGAAGACCCGCGCACTGCTAGACAGTGTGCGGAGGATGGCATTGACAGGGGAAGAGCAAGTCGGACAACAGCAGGACCTGTTGCTGGACACTGGCGgtgacctgtcccccagggaCTTCTTTCTGGCCAAAGTGCCAGCTGTCCAGGAGGAAGGGGATGATCCCCTTTCAGGCAGGATGGCCCCTCAGCTCTCGAAACACTTGGGGCTGAAGAAACCTGTCAGTGCATGGATCCTGCGGAAATACTCAAACATGATGGGCAAACTTCACAAACTTCAGCATGGGAAAGAGCAGGCAGTACGCAAATATCCAGGTAAACACAAGAGTGTTTGCATGAACCCCCTGGTCTTGCCCAAGCTGACTTCACAGGCACATTTAGACTCACCCAGGCACCCTACCCTCACTGGCCCTCGCAGAGCTGAGGAGAACAAAGGGAAGAGGAAGGGAACTAGAGAGGCTATAGCCAAGGATTCTTACTCGGGGCGGGCAAAGAGCTCCAAGTCCGAAGCTGTATCTCCTGCACTTCCCTATAAGTTTGTACCCAAGCAGTTGCCAGCCAGCCGGAAACCCAAAACTGACACCAGCTCCAACAAGCCACCTACCCCCAAGAAAGCCAGCAACGGTGGAAAATCTAGCGGTCCCGCCAAAGCCCTCCCAAGAAGTGCAGAGAAGAGATCCGCCGCTGCCGGACTGAAAGTGGTTCGGAGGGCCAAGGGCAGGTCCAAAACCCGAGATGTGGTCAAAGGCAAAAAGGTCAAGGTCAAGGCCAAGAGAAAGGGCAGCGATGTCGGCAAGGAACGACTGACAAAACCGGCCCTGAGGAAGGCCAAGCGGCAGAACAAGATTGGCACTAGAATAAGGAATAAAGCAATGACCCCAGCAAAGCACCGGCCAAAGTGTGAAATCACTTTCGAGGCAAAACACAAAAAGAAACGAAAGCTCAGTGAGAAGAGTGACCCAGTTCCCAACAAGCGCAAGCGGACTGATGTAAAATGA